The Agromyces sp. LHK192 genome includes a window with the following:
- the lnt gene encoding apolipoprotein N-acyltransferase, whose protein sequence is MPETPRPILPWWAGLPVAVLAGFVFDLAFPGVGAWPLAFVGIALALIVQVGRSAWGALLVGFVFGATFYLLHVEWTSRYLGPVPWLALSLLEALFVAVGGLAVTLAYRWLPRAWPGTWARLIALPALIAGLWTAREIAVGTFPYGGFPWARAAQSQSASPFAETVSWVGQLGLSFVMVFIVAAVIEWARLRRWRDVRTALPAAIVVVIAVLVPAWATTPVGELRVASVQGNGPAGYFDERERGDVLASQVEATAPILDEEGIDVLLWPEGSVDIDPTRDAATARVLDRIAGRLDGAPLVVNTVTVEGDSEEDLEFFNTSLLWEEGEGAVDRYSKRHPVPFGEYIPDRDFYMLFAPDLISLVQRGYSPGTQPPVFDLGDAVAGLAICFDVIYDDVIWEGARDGAELYLLQTNNADFRGTDENLQQLAIARLRAIETGRSVVNISTVGTSQVMLADGRTIDALPADEAGAMVTDVPLRQGLTPAVVMGEWLPGSIAVLSVAALIAAGIIARVARRAGRRWAQETPARGDGPAFD, encoded by the coding sequence GTGCCCGAGACCCCCCGCCCGATCCTGCCGTGGTGGGCTGGCCTGCCGGTCGCCGTGCTCGCCGGATTCGTCTTCGATCTCGCGTTCCCCGGCGTCGGCGCCTGGCCGCTGGCGTTCGTCGGCATCGCACTGGCGCTCATCGTGCAGGTCGGCCGGTCCGCCTGGGGCGCCCTGCTGGTGGGATTCGTGTTCGGGGCGACGTTCTACCTCCTGCACGTCGAGTGGACGAGTCGGTATCTCGGCCCCGTCCCGTGGCTCGCACTGTCGCTGCTCGAGGCGCTCTTCGTCGCCGTCGGCGGCCTGGCCGTCACGCTGGCCTACCGGTGGCTGCCTCGCGCCTGGCCAGGCACGTGGGCGCGGCTGATCGCGCTGCCCGCGCTGATCGCGGGATTGTGGACCGCCCGGGAGATCGCGGTCGGAACCTTCCCGTACGGCGGGTTCCCCTGGGCGCGCGCGGCGCAGAGCCAGTCGGCCAGCCCGTTCGCCGAGACCGTCTCGTGGGTCGGCCAGCTCGGCCTGTCCTTCGTGATGGTCTTCATCGTCGCCGCGGTGATCGAGTGGGCGCGGCTGCGCCGGTGGCGCGACGTCCGCACGGCCCTGCCCGCCGCGATCGTCGTGGTGATCGCGGTGCTCGTCCCGGCGTGGGCGACGACGCCCGTCGGCGAACTCCGGGTGGCGAGCGTGCAGGGCAACGGTCCGGCCGGCTACTTCGACGAGCGCGAGCGCGGCGACGTGCTCGCATCGCAGGTCGAGGCGACCGCGCCGATCCTCGACGAGGAGGGGATCGACGTCCTGCTCTGGCCGGAGGGATCGGTCGACATCGACCCGACGCGGGACGCCGCGACCGCCCGCGTGCTCGACCGGATCGCCGGTCGCCTCGACGGCGCTCCGCTCGTCGTCAACACCGTCACGGTCGAGGGCGACTCCGAGGAGGACCTGGAGTTCTTCAACACGTCTTTGCTCTGGGAGGAGGGCGAGGGCGCCGTGGATCGGTATTCGAAGCGGCATCCCGTGCCGTTCGGCGAGTACATCCCCGACCGGGACTTCTACATGCTCTTCGCCCCCGACCTCATCTCGCTGGTGCAGCGCGGGTACTCGCCCGGCACCCAACCGCCCGTGTTCGACCTCGGCGACGCGGTCGCCGGCCTCGCGATCTGCTTCGACGTCATCTACGACGACGTCATCTGGGAGGGCGCGCGCGACGGGGCCGAGCTCTATCTCCTGCAGACGAACAACGCGGACTTCCGGGGGACGGATGAGAACCTGCAGCAACTGGCGATCGCGCGCCTGCGCGCGATCGAGACCGGGCGCTCGGTGGTGAACATCTCGACCGTCGGCACGAGCCAGGTGATGCTCGCCGACGGGCGCACGATCGATGCACTGCCGGCCGACGAGGCGGGTGCGATGGTGACGGATGTCCCGCTGCGCCAGGGTCTCACCCCCGCCGTGGTCATGGGGGAGTGGCTGCCGGGTTCGATCGCGGTGCTGTCCGTCGCGGCACTCATCGCCGCTGGCATCATCGCTCGCGTCGCGCGCAGGGCGGGCCGACGCTGGGCACAGGAAACGCCGGCCCGGGGGGATGGGCCGGCGTTCGACTGA